The Herbaspirillum sp. DW155 genomic interval CTCCATTCCGTGCGAAGAAAAGCTGTAGTTCACGGCATTGCTCATGCGAATATCGATATCTTGAAATACGTTGGCGCCAAGCCAGTAACTGGCATCGCCTGCCATACCAATACCGAATGGCTCGATATCGCCCAGCGTAATATATGCTGGAATCCACTGGCGGCCGAGCTTGACCGAGCCAAATCCACCATTGATCCCTATCCAAGACTGACGTCCAAAGAGCCGTCCGCCTTGACCCAGCGCACCGGTATCAGAACTGAAGCCAGTTTCGAGGCGAAACTCGGCAGATAACCCACCACCCAAATCTTCGGTACCTTTAAAACCGATACGCGAACCGTACCAATTGCCACTATCCATGCTAATAGTGCTCTTTGTCGTGGATGATTTGGTGTAACCGATTCCTGTATCCATGAGGCCATAAACTGTCACGCTAGACTGCGCCGAAGCTGCTCCGGAGGACACCAGCAGTGCCAATGCCAAAGTGCTTTTCTTCATATTCTCTCCCAGTTTGACTAGAACCCATTTCATCAATAGGCGTGAGATGCGTTCTAGATCTTCTTTTGATCCGTAAATTCATTCGCGAGGTGCTCGTGGTATTTCATATTGGCTGGCTATGGTGTTAATGCATATTTCCTCCTTGAAAAGTGCGAGGCGGAATTACGCCGCGATAGGATGACGTCGGTCATAACATGGGGATGCCGGATGCCACGTGCGTTTCTCTGTTGGATGAGGAAATACTGGTCTGCGCGTCAGATCGAAAGATTTCACCCACTCCAATGAGAACGCAAGATCGCGAGTTCAGGGGCTTCAGGCCATCGTGTAGGACGTCTTCACGGTCGTGAAGAATTCGCGTGCATAAGTACCCTGTTCCCGTGGGCCGTAGCTCGAGCCTTTGCGTCCACCGAACGGCACGTGATAGTCCACACCTGCCGTGGGCAGGTTCACCATCACCATACCGGCCTGCACGTGATGCTTGAAATGGACGGCGTATTTCAAATTGGTCGTGGCAATACCTGCTGATAGGCCAAACTCGTTGTCATTAGCCGTGTCCAGGGCCTCCTCATAGTTCTTGACACGGATGACGCTGGCGACCGGTCCAAAGATCTCTTCTTTGTTAATACGCATGGTCCGTGCGCTCTCACTGAACAGCGCTGGCGACATGTAGAAACCTTCGGTGCACAGTTTCAGGCGCTCTCCGCCGGCGGCCAAAGTGGCGCCTTCACTCTTGCCAATGGCAACGTAGGCCAAATCCTGTTCGAGCTGGTTTTGACTGGAAACTGGGCCGATATCCGTGTCGTGCCCCAGTGCATCACCCACCTTGATCCTGGCCATGCGCAACTTCATCGCTTCGATGAACTTGGGATAGATACCTTCTGTGACGATCAGGCGACTGGAAGCCGTACAGCGTTGGCCCGTCGAGTAGAAGGCGCTCTGTACGCTCAACTCAACAGCTCGGTTCAAGTCTGCGTCGTCCAGAACGACCTGCGGGTTTTTACCACCCATCTCCAATTGCACCTTCTTGCCGGACTTCACGCATTCCAGTGCAATGGCACGGCCGACGTCAGTCGAGCCAGTGAAGCTGATGGCATGAATGCCGGGATGTTGGACCAGTGCATTTCCAATAACCCGCCCGCGCCCCATGACCAGGTTGAATACGCCCGCCGGTATCCCCGAACGACTGATGATCTCGGTCAGCGCCCAAGCACTAGCTGGCACAAGGTCGGCGGGCTTGAACACCACGCAGTTGCCGAAGGCAAGCGCAGGTGCAATCTTCCAGGCAGGAATGGCGATGGGGAAGTTCCAAGGGGTGATGAGACCCACGACACCGACGGGTTCGCGAGTGATTTCTACTCCAACGCCGGGACGTACTGATGGCAGAGTCTCACCAGCCAGGCGCAAGCACTCGCCCGCGAAAAACTTGAAGATCTGGCCAGCGCGAGTGACCTCGCCAATGCCCTCAGGCATGGTTTTACCTTCTTCGCGGGCTAGCAGAGCACCTAACTCTTTCTTGCGAGCTAGGATCTCTGTGCCAATCTTGTCCAGCGCATCGGAGCGGGCTTGTACGCTACCGGTGGCCCACGCGGGGAAGGCGGCAGTGGCAGCTGCCACTGCCGCATCGATGTGCGATGCATCACCTTGTGTAAATTGGCCGACGACGTCGAACAGGTTGCTGGGGTTGACATTGGCGCTGTAGCTTGCGCCGGGTAGCCATTCGCCGTTGATCAGGTTGTCGTGTTGCTGAGACACCTTGGAGAGCAATTTAGACATGCTGCGCTCCATTGATTGGGATCTCGGCGCCGCTGATGTACGCAGCACCTGCCGTGCACAGGAAGTAGATTGTGGCGGCCACTTCCTCAGGCTTGCCAAGGCGCTTGAGAGGAATATCCCGCTCGACGATCTCGGCTGTGCCTGGAGACAGAATGGAAGTATCGATTTCTCCGGGGGCGATGGCATTGACGCGCACGCCGTACGGTCCGAATTCATGCGCCATTTCACGGGTGAGCGCCAGCAGCGCGGCCTTAGACGCGGCATAAGCCGGACCAGCGAACGGGTGAACGCGAGAGCCGACGATAGAGGTGACATTGACCACGATGCCTTGCGCCGCCCGCAACTCGTCGAAAAGACCTCGTGCAATCAATGCTGTGGAGAACAGATTCACGTTGAAGACCTGCAACCAAGTGCTGTAGTCAGTCGTCAGAATGCCCATGCGGGCGCCCCCCGGCAGCTTGGGGGAAATCCCAGCATTGTTGACGATCGCGTCCACATGTCCGCTCTCCAGACGGCTTTGGATTTCCTTGATGTTTCGATCAACGCTATCGATGTCAGCCAGGTCGAGCTGGATGTGGTTATCGCGGCCTTCGGGCCAAGGGCAGTTGGCATCGAAGGGTTGGCGTGAAACAGTTAACACGCGCCACCCTGCGGCACTGAAATGCTTTACGGTGGCGTGGCCGATTCCCCGGCTTGCGCCAGTGAGCAACATGGTTTTGCGAGCGGTCATAGTGACTCCTTGATAAAAGTTTCTGCGATGGATGGAGAGAGAAGGGGGGTGTCAACCTTGCTTGAGAATGCTGTCCAAGGCATCCAGTAGTTGATCTGCGTGTTCTTGTTTGAAGGTCAGCGGAGGGCGAATCTTCAGGACATTACCGTGCGGGCCGCTGGTGTTGAGCAACACACCGCGTTGTCGCAATCCGTTGCACACTCGAGTCGCCAGTGCGGCAGAGGGAGTCTTGGATCCCTCTACGAGATCGACGCCCACGTACAGACCCTGGCCTCGCACATCGCCGATGACAGAATGGTGACCAGCCAAGTTGCGTAATCCAGCAAGCAGATGTGCGCCGACACCAGCGGCACTGGCAAGCAAGTCTTCTTCCTTTATGACCTGCAACACAGCCTGACCAACGGCGACGGAAACTGTGTTGCCCCCGAAGGTGTTGAAGTAGCGACGTCCGCGGCCGAAGGGCTCGGCCCAGCGCGATTGAAGAACCAGACCGGCGATTGGATGGCCCGCGCCCATCGGCTTGCCCAAGCTGACCATGTCTGGCACCAGCTCGTCTTCGCGCTGGAAGGCCCACCAACCCTGGCCTGTTCGAGCGAAGCCACCTTGTACCTCGTCTGCAATGAACAAGCCGCCTGCCTCGCGAATTGCGGCGGCGCCGGCTGTCAACACGCGTTCGGCTTCTGGAAAGATGCCGTCGCTGGCAAACACCGTGTCCACCATCAATGCGGCCGGCTCGAGACCTGCTGCACGCAGGCTTTCCACGGCGGCGCGGATGTCGCTCGCAAAGCGTTCGGCCACGTCTTCACCTTCTTCACTGCGATAGGTGTCGGGCGCTCGCACCTTGCGCACGTGTGCGCCCACCGGCTGCAGCGACGGGGAAAGGTCCGCCAGAGCCACGGTGACGCCGTGGTAGGCGTTCTCTGTGACGATGAGACCGCGTCGCCCTGTCACATCGTGTGCAATACGCAGGGCTAAGTCGTTTGCCTCGCTACCAGTGCACGTGAGCATCACAGTGTCCAGTGGTTCAGGAAAGAGGGCCGCCAGAGACTCTGCATAGGCCACAACGTCTTCGTGAAGATAGCGAGTGTGCGTATTCAGAATGTTTGCTTGGCGTGCCAGGGCGTCCACCACCCGCGGGTGGCAATGTCCTACGGAAGGAACATTGTTGTAGCAATCGAGGAATGCCTTGCCCTGGGCGTCGTATAGCCAGACATCTTTACCACGGACGGGCGACAAGGGTTCTTCATAGAACAGGCGGTAGGCCGGGCCCAGAACGCGCTGACGGCGTGTCAGAAGGGGATCGAGATGTGTGGTCATGGGCGCGAAGCGTTAGAGGTTGATAGGGATGCGAGGCGCGCAGCGTCGCGGCCATGCCTGGACTGCTGACGCCAAACAGGTTCGAGCTCGGATAACAATCGGCGTGCCTGAGGGTTGTGACGCAAGATGTAGCTGCGGTTCTCAGGGAACTGGGATGCCCGCCATTCGGTGATGACCAACCGCTGCACAATCCGCGCGAGAACCAAGTCCAGCAGGTGTTCTCGTTCGACGTCCTGCAGCGGGGTGACCAACTCGAAGCCTTCCGTGACGTCATGCAGGGCCTGCAGCGGGATTGGAGCATCAGCCATCTGGTAAGAAGCGGCGATGGCCAAATCGCACACCAGCGGTGCGTGTGTCATGTCGCCGAAGTCCAGCACGCCTGCCACTAGGGTGGGGTCACTCTCTTTCACCACGAAATTGCTCTGGCTCAGGTCGTTATGGATCGGTTGGCACCGCACATTCGCTAGCGCGGGGCGGATGGATTGTGCGAATACATCAATGAAGCGGTCGGCGTTCTCGCGCAGCGACACGTCGTCAATGTGAATCACATGGGACTTGAGCAGATTTAGGTGCATCACGTCCCACAGGAAGACCCTGTCGATACCCGGGTGCACGAAGTCAGATACCGCATCATCGAACACCGCAAGCGTATGACCGAGTGCAAGGCGCAATGCTGAAGACGCCGGCGCACGTGCGGCGGGGTTGCCCTCTAGAAAACTATATGCCCGCGCTCGGTACACGCCTCCGTCCTGGCCGCGTACCTCGACCCAATCCGCGCCGCTGAGGGCAGGGACATGGTGTGGCGTGAAATCTCGTGCGCCGCGCCCAAGTAGATGTCGCAGCAGGGAGATCTGAAAATCGGTTTCGACAGCCGACTCGGCCGCATTAATGAACTTGAGGACCACGCGGCTTCCGGTGGGTGAGCGCAATAAGAAATTGCTGTCGCGCTCACCGCTCAGGCGGCTCACTGGCGCAGAGAAGCCAAATTGCTGGGTCGCCACCGCCAGGGCCAACGCTTGGTCAATGGGAGGTGGCGCGGTGCTGAGCAATCCGCCTGCGGTGGTAGTCGCAAGGGATGTCTGCGCATCCAGTAGAACGGGTTCAGATAGAAGGGAGATGGTCATGGGCTGGCGAAGTGTCAAATTCAATATGATGCATCATAAATCAGAAGATGCAATGGCACAGCAACTTTTGTGCCAATTTAATTAACTAAAATTTTTTGGTGACATTCGGCTCAGCAAGGAGGGTCATGCTTAACATTAGTGCATAAAAACTGATAAATCGCCAAATGAGTGCGCCGTCGCTATTGATGAGTGCGCCGGCGAACAGGACAAATGCACTTGGGTTTGGAAAAGGCTGGCACGGATGCTGCTATCCAGATGATGCATCATCATCTGATAATTTGTCGAAAGTTCACCCGTTACAAGAGGTTTTCAATGACTCACGCTCCGGTATACGTACGTTTCAAGGGAATCCAGAAAAGCTATGACGACGAGCATTTCGTGGTTCGTGATTTGAATCTGGATATCTATAAGGGCGAGTTTCTGACCCTGCTCGGCCCCTCGGGGTCGGGGAAGACCACCAGCCTGATGATGCTGGCTGGCTTCGAGCAGCCCTCATCCGGCGAGATTTTGGTGAACAACAAGCCGATACACACGCTGCCGCCGCACCAGCGAAACATCGGAATGGTTTTCCAGAACTACGCGCTTTTCCCCCACATGACTGTGGCGCAGAACTTGGCTTTCCCACTGAGTGTGCGACGCCTGTCGCACAGCGACGTGAAAGAGAAAGTGGCGCGGGCGCTGGACATGGTGCGTTTGGCTCATGTGGCCGAGCGCTATCCCGCGCAGCTGTCAGGTGGTCAGCAGCAACGCATTGCGCTGGCCAGGGCGTTGGTTTTCGAGCCCAAGTTGGTGCTGATGGATGAACCCCTGGGAGCGCTCGACAAGCAATTGCGCGAGCAGATGCAGCTGGAGATTCGCCGCCTGCACCGCGATCTGGGCCTGACGGTGGTATTCGTCACACATGATCAATCGGAGGCGCTGACCATGTCGGACCGTGTGGCCGTCTTCAATGACGGCGTGATTCAGCAAATTGACGCCCCTCAGGCGCTCTACGAGCGGCCGTCCAATGCATTCGTCGCGCAGTTCGTTGGCGAGAACAATGTGCTCAAAGGTGTGGTGGAGCGTCGCGAAACCGATTGGTCCGACGTGCGCCTTCCGAGCGGCTCGTTGCTTAGCACCCGTACTACGCCAGCTACGCCCAAGCTCGGAGAGCAGGCCCTGGTGTCGGTACGCCCAGAGCGGGTCGAGATCAATACCTCTGCGTTGGACGCCCAGTTGCCGGCCCGCATCGTCCAGCTGATTTACTTGGGTGACCACGTGCGTGCTCAGTTGGCCTTGGATGATGGTGGTGAGTTCGCTGCCAGGATCCCAGCGTCGCAGATGCGCTCCGAATGGGCCGCTGGTACCAACGTGACGGTGTCCTGGCGCCACCAGGATGCCAGTGCACTCGACTGTAATTCCTGACCTTGTTCTTGCAGGTTCTCGCTCGCCGTTCTCGTTTTCTTTTTACCTCAACCTCTGGAGTCCCCACATGTTGCTCAAGAAACTCACCGTTCTCTCCCTGGCCTCTACCGTGCTGCTCGCCCACGCGGCCGAACCCGTGACCGTCATTTCCTTCGGCGGTCTGAACAAGCAAGCGCAAGAGAAGGCCTTCTATCGCCCCTTCGAGAAGTCCGGTCTGGGCAGCGTTCGCGCAGCCGAATACAACGGTGAAATGGCCAAGGTCAAGGCTATGGCTGAAACTGGAAAGGTCAGCTGGGATGTGGTAGAGGTGGAAAGCCCTGACTTGATTCGCGGCTGTAATGAAGGCCTCTTTGAGTCGCTGGATTGGAGCAAGATCGGTGACAAGAGCCAATTCCTGCCCTCGGCAGTCAGCGAATGTGGCGTGGGCATTTTTATCTGGTCCACTGTATTGGCTTACGACAGCAATAAGTTGTCCAAGGCCCCGACTAGCTGGGCTGACTTCTGGGACACTAAGACATTCCCAGGAAAGCGCGCCCTGCGCAAGACGGCCAAGTTCACTCTGGAATTCGCCCTGCTGGCTGATGGCGTCAAGCGTGAAGATGTCTACAAAGTTCTCGCTACCCCGGCCGGTGTGGACCGCGCGTTCCGTAAGCTCGACCAACTCAAGCCCAACATCCAGTGGTGGGAAGCTGGCGCGCAGCCTCTTCAATGGCTCGTGTCTGGTGACGTGGTAATGACGTCGGCCTACAACGGTCGGGTAACCGCCGCACAAGGCGAGGGCCACAAGCTCAATATTGTGTGGACCGACAGCCTGTACGACATGGACAGTTGGGCTATCGTCAAGGGTTCTCCCAACAAGGACCAGAGCATGAAGTTCATCGCATTTGCCAGCAAGCCAGAAAGCCAGAAGGCATTTGCAGAGACCATTCCCTACGGCACGACCAACAAGCGCGCCTCTGCCATGATTGACCCGAAGGCGTTGCAGAACCTGCCGACCGCGCCGGATAACCTGCACGCGGCGCTGAGCGTGAACACGCAGTTCTGGATCGACAACGGTGAGCAATTGGAGCAGCGCTTCAACGCTTGGGCCGCAAAGTAAATCCACTGGCGGTGCGGGACGTTCTTTGTCCGCACACCGCACTGTATTCCCTGAATGTCTTTTTGATGAGTCCACTCCATGTCGTCCTCCAGCCCCACTGCAACACTGGCCGCCTCTGAGGCGAAGCCCATTGTCTCCAGGCCGCCTCTGCGGACACGCCTCAGCAAGCATCGCATCAGCTGGCTGTTGCTGCTGCCCGTACTGCTGTTCCTGCTGACCTGTTTCGTCTGGCCGATCGCCACGGTGCTTTGGCGCAGTGTGGAGAACCCAGAGGTCAGGCGAGCGCTGCCTGAGACACTCGCGACTCTCAAGTCCTGGAATGGGCGTGAGCTGCCCGACGAGGCCAGCTACCGTGCTCTGGCCGAGGACCTGCGGACGGCACGTGATCGTGGAGCGGGTCTGGTACCCACGCTGGGGAAGCGACTAGGCTACGACGACGCTGCGCTGTCCAGTCTGCCATCCGTCACCTTGTCAGCGTTGCGCAAAATCCCTGTCGACGGCACATCCTCAATGCGTGACCAGCTCGTCGAGGCCGTCCCCTTATGGGGGCAAGTGTCTACTTGGAAGACGGTCGTACGTGCAGGCACGCCACTGACGTCGCACTATCAATGGGCGGCGATTGATCGTCGGGTGGATCCGATTACGGGCGAAGTGGTCAAGCGGCCAGCCGAGCAGGCGCTGTACGTAGACGTGATGCTGCGCACGCTTTGGATTTCGGCCATGGTGACGCTGGGATGTGTGTTGTTAGGCTACCCACTGGCTTACTGGCTGTCCCGCCAGCCCACCAGTCGCGCTAACTTACTGATGCTGATGGTGCTGCTGCCATTCTGGACGTCGCTGCTTGTGCGTACTGCCGGCTGGATAGTTTTGCTGCAGTCGGCGGGGATTCTGAACAGAGCGCTCATCTGGATGGGCCTGATCGACAAGCCGCTGGAGCTCGTATTCAATCGTACCGGCGTCTATATCGCCATGACTCACATTCTTTTGCCTTTCATCATCCTACCTCTCTACGCAGTGATGAAGGGTATCTCCGGGCACTATGTGCGAGCGGCGATCTCGTTGGGCGCCCATCCAATCGAGGCATTCTGGCGTGTCTATGTACCACAGACCTATAGCGGTTTGACCGCCGGCGCATTGCTGGTGTTCATCATGGCGATTGGCTACTACATTACGCCAGCCCTTCTGGGTGGGCCGGACGACCAGATGGCCAGTTACTTCGTCGCCTACTACACCAATAGCACTATCAACTGGGGCATGGCCGCAGCGCTGGGCAGTCAGTTGTTGATAGTCGTGCTGCTGCTCTACGTCATTTATGCACGTGCCACCCGTCCGACAGCTGTGAAGCCCGCTTAAATTGCCAGCTAGGAGAATTTTATGCAGAAAACCTATTCCTCCAATGGATCATTGCTTTGGCGCTGGGCCTTTGGACTCTTTTGCAGCGCATTGCTGGTCTATCTGATCCTGCCCATTTTGGTCATGGTGCCGCTCTCGTTCAACGAAGGTTCGTTCTTAAGCTATCCGATCAGCGGCTTTTCTCTGCGCTGGTACAAGGCCTTCCTAGACTCACAAGATTGGATCGACGCGCTGCGCAATAGTCTGATTGTTGCGCCAGCGGCGACGATTCTGGCGACATTGCTAGGCACATTGGCGGCCATGGGCCTGTCTCGGGGAGAATTCCCAGGCAAGGCCTTAGTCATGGCATTGATTATCTCGCCCATGGTGGTGCCGCTGGTTATCGTGGCTGTGGGCATGTACTTCTTCTTTGCACGGATGGACCTCGTCAACACCTATAGTGGCATGATTCTCGCCCATACTGCATTAGGCCTGCCTTTCGTCGTCACCACGGTGAGTGCCACCTTGCAGGGATACGACAGCAACCTGTCACGCGCCGCGGCCAGTCTGGGTGCCTCCCCTATGCTGACCTTTCGGAGAGTTACGCTGCCGCTGATTGGGCCCGGCGTGGCGGCAGGCGCATTGCTTGCTTTTGCTACCTCTTTCGATGAAGTAGTGGTGACACTCTTCCTTGCAGGCCCCACGCAGCGGACCTTGCCGATTCAGATGTTTGGCGGCATTAAGGAAAACCTGGACCCCACCATCGCAGCCGCTGCAACGTTGCTGATTGGATCGGCGTTAGCCCTGCTGATTGTGATGGAGTGGGTGCGTCGCCGTAGTGAGCGGATGCGCGGCAACGGTCACTGAAACATGGTTGGCATCCATTGAATCTAGCCGCTCATGTTGAGTGCATAAAGACTCGAGGATGTTGAACCCACTCTCGAGTCTTGGAAAGACTAGTCCTACGGGCCATATAGCAGGACAGCGGTGTACAATTCTCACCCGGGACCAAATAAATGGATTACGGTGTACAACTTGCTGGAAACCGAAGATATGGAAGACGATCTGAGCCGTGGAGGCAAGATCTACACGAGGCTGTCTGAGTCGCTCATCCGGGGGCAACTCAGGCCGGATGACCGACTCAAGATTCGTGAGCTGGCCGATTCAATGGGAACTAGCGTCACGCCGGTGCGCGATGCAATCCAACAACTCGTCCAGCAAGGCGCATTGGTTATGCGCAGCCCACGCGACATTCGGGTTCGCAGGATTGGCCGTGCCGAGTACATGGAGATTCGTGACATCCGCGTTGAACTCGAGGGCATGGCCGCCGCCGCAGCAACCTCCAAAGCGACCAGCGAGGACATCGAACGACTTCGCGATTTAATGGGTAAGAACGAACGTGCGCTCCGGGAGGAACGTTTCGTAGATGCTGTCCAGTTAAATCAAGCTTTCCATTTCGAATATTGTCGCATCGCGGGCATGCCGACGCTGCTGGAAATTCTCAGTGGGCTGTGGCTCAAGATGGGGCCGTTAATCGCACAGTCATATGAGGCGGGTGGGCGCGACATGGTGGATCACCACTACCCCCTTATCGAGGCCTTCTTGCAGAAAGATCCGCGCGCCGCGCGCATTGCAGTGCAAACGGACATCATATCCGGAGGCAAGGTCATTCTTGACCGTTTGAGCGGTGACGGCGAAAGCACTTAATCCCTCTTTCCTATTGATTTGCTCGCAGATATGACCCTTTCTATTTGACCCACCTTCCATTGCCTGCTGAAGGCAGCTACGCGGTCATACGACCCTTCATATCCCAGCTCTCTTAAGTCTAGGAACATCTGTTTCAGGGTCTTTCTTTGCTTGCGAGATTTGACCGTCTCTGCGCTTAACCAAGCGGAAAGTCTGGGGGCAGGTCAATACCTTTGCTAGGAGCCAAAAAGAAATAGGGCCGGCTGATATCCAGCAATGCAGAATGCCAAGGAATAAATGGCTTAAGCAAAGCAGATGGAACACCGGCAACACTCCAGGAAGGATGAGTAATTAATATGACGAGATATTAAATCGCTAGGGGCAGGTATCCCAGCTGCGATATCGGTGCAAAGGAAGTTCGCGGATACTATTGCAAATAGACCAATGAAGTTAACTTTTTGACTTTATGCGTCCTGTTATATTTTGCGCCGTCGCTAGACCATGTGCATATCGTGAAACGTGCACATGAAAAGAACATCTCTTCAAAAACAGCCAGTATCAGCTGCCAAGATCTTGGGTCAAAATCTTCGTCGCTTCGAAAGGCCAACTCCATTACTCAATCTCCACTCGCCGCTGCATTAGGGTTGGAAGTTGAAACGATCTCCCGATATGTGCGCGGACTGCGCAATCTAAGCTTGGAACAGATAGAAGCGATAGCAAAAATCCTTGACGTTGCCACTTGGAAACTACTCGTCCCAAATAACGATCAGAAGGCTCTTACAAGGCTGATTTCCGCAGATAAACTTACAGCGCTTTCCTCTACCGATCTAGATACGCTTATGTCCTTAATCGGCGTTTACGTTTCAGCGCATGCTCTATCACCTCGTTCATAGAAATGCATTAGTTTCGGTGAAGAAAGATCTATGGGCAGAGATCGTAGGCGAATTTTGGAACAGATAGAAATAGGCTGCGTGCGTAATATTTTGAAAAAAATGCTACGGTAGTGTGGACACTCATCAAGAAGTCCAAAGCCGCTTACAGACTGATTTTCAGACATGTCCATAGGCTCCCCACTAATCCTTGCTGTTCGCAGCGCGACGACGCCGAATCGCTGGCCACCATCGACCGCGCCCTGGAGCTGGGCATCAACCTGCTCGACACGGCCGACATGTACGGTCCCTACACCAATGAAGAACTGCTCGGCCGCGCCATCAAGGGACGCCGCGACAAGTTCTTCATCGCTACCAAGTTCGGTATGCGGCGCGACCCGTCCAATCCGGATGCGCGCGGCGTGGATGGTAGCCCGGCCTACATCCGCCAGGCGGTGGAAGGCAGCCTCAAACGCCTGGGGATCGAGACCATCGATCTCTACTACCAGCACCGCATCGACCCGGCCACGCCCATCGAGGCCACCATGGGCGTGCTGGCCGACCTGGTACGGGCCGGAAAGATCCGCTACATCGGGCTGTCGGAAGCCTCGGCGGCCACGCTGCAGCGCGCACACCGGGTGCATCCGGTGACGGCCCTGCAGAGCGAATATTCCTTGTGGACGCGCGATCCGGAAGCCGACGTGCTGGCGACCTGCCGTGCGCTGGGCATCGGCTTCGTGGCCTACAGCCCCTTGGGCCGGGGCTTTCTGACCGGCACCATCCAGCGCTTTGAAGACCTGGCCGAGGACGATTTCCGCCGCACCAATCCGCGCTTCCAGGGCGAGAATTTCGCCCGCAATCTGCGGCTGGTGGAGCAAGTGAAGGAAATGGCAGCCCGGCATGGCTGCACGCCGGGCCAGCTGGCGCTGGCCTGGGTGATGGCCCAGGACCCGCACATCGTGCCGATCCCGGGCACCAAGCGCCGCCGTTATCTGGAAGAAAATGCGGGCGCCACCGCAGTGAAGCTTTCTTCCGAAAATCTGCTGGCGCTGGAAGCGGTCTTCCCGCGCGGGGCAGCCGCCGGTGAGCGCTACACCGCAGCCAGCATGAGGATGCTCAGCCTCTGAGTGCTCAGCCTCCGAGCAAGCTGGCGGGCGGCGGATCAGGCGTCGCTGCGGGCCGCCGGGTGCTGCGCCAGCGGCACGAAGGTATTGGTGGCCGTATCGTGCGCCAGGATGGAACCGCTCTCGATGTCATAGACCCAGCCATGCAGCCCCAGCCGTCCCTGCGCCAGCGCCACGGCCACCGAGGGATGGGTGCGGATGTTGTTGAGCTGGGCAATCACGTTCTCACGCACCATGCCATCGATACGGTCCTTCTCGGTCTCGTGATGGCGCGACTCGTTGATCATGCGGGCGGCATCGGTGTAATGCAGCCAGTTGCGCACGGCCGGCATGTGATCCAGGCAGGCACAAGTCGCAACCGCCGTCATGGCGCCG includes:
- a CDS encoding phosphotransferase, which encodes MTISLLSEPVLLDAQTSLATTTAGGLLSTAPPPIDQALALAVATQQFGFSAPVSRLSGERDSNFLLRSPTGSRVVLKFINAAESAVETDFQISLLRHLLGRGARDFTPHHVPALSGADWVEVRGQDGGVYRARAYSFLEGNPAARAPASSALRLALGHTLAVFDDAVSDFVHPGIDRVFLWDVMHLNLLKSHVIHIDDVSLRENADRFIDVFAQSIRPALANVRCQPIHNDLSQSNFVVKESDPTLVAGVLDFGDMTHAPLVCDLAIAASYQMADAPIPLQALHDVTEGFELVTPLQDVEREHLLDLVLARIVQRLVITEWRASQFPENRSYILRHNPQARRLLSELEPVWRQQSRHGRDAARLASLSTSNASRP
- a CDS encoding SDR family oxidoreductase, which gives rise to MTARKTMLLTGASRGIGHATVKHFSAAGWRVLTVSRQPFDANCPWPEGRDNHIQLDLADIDSVDRNIKEIQSRLESGHVDAIVNNAGISPKLPGGARMGILTTDYSTWLQVFNVNLFSTALIARGLFDELRAAQGIVVNVTSIVGSRVHPFAGPAYAASKAALLALTREMAHEFGPYGVRVNAIAPGEIDTSILSPGTAEIVERDIPLKRLGKPEEVAATIYFLCTAGAAYISGAEIPINGAQHV
- a CDS encoding aldehyde dehydrogenase family protein, whose translation is MSKLLSKVSQQHDNLINGEWLPGASYSANVNPSNLFDVVGQFTQGDASHIDAAVAAATAAFPAWATGSVQARSDALDKIGTEILARKKELGALLAREEGKTMPEGIGEVTRAGQIFKFFAGECLRLAGETLPSVRPGVGVEITREPVGVVGLITPWNFPIAIPAWKIAPALAFGNCVVFKPADLVPASAWALTEIISRSGIPAGVFNLVMGRGRVIGNALVQHPGIHAISFTGSTDVGRAIALECVKSGKKVQLEMGGKNPQVVLDDADLNRAVELSVQSAFYSTGQRCTASSRLIVTEGIYPKFIEAMKLRMARIKVGDALGHDTDIGPVSSQNQLEQDLAYVAIGKSEGATLAAGGERLKLCTEGFYMSPALFSESARTMRINKEEIFGPVASVIRVKNYEEALDTANDNEFGLSAGIATTNLKYAVHFKHHVQAGMVMVNLPTAGVDYHVPFGGRKGSSYGPREQGTYAREFFTTVKTSYTMA
- a CDS encoding aminotransferase class III-fold pyridoxal phosphate-dependent enzyme, with the translated sequence MTTHLDPLLTRRQRVLGPAYRLFYEEPLSPVRGKDVWLYDAQGKAFLDCYNNVPSVGHCHPRVVDALARQANILNTHTRYLHEDVVAYAESLAALFPEPLDTVMLTCTGSEANDLALRIAHDVTGRRGLIVTENAYHGVTVALADLSPSLQPVGAHVRKVRAPDTYRSEEGEDVAERFASDIRAAVESLRAAGLEPAALMVDTVFASDGIFPEAERVLTAGAAAIREAGGLFIADEVQGGFARTGQGWWAFQREDELVPDMVSLGKPMGAGHPIAGLVLQSRWAEPFGRGRRYFNTFGGNTVSVAVGQAVLQVIKEEDLLASAAGVGAHLLAGLRNLAGHHSVIGDVRGQGLYVGVDLVEGSKTPSAALATRVCNGLRQRGVLLNTSGPHGNVLKIRPPLTFKQEHADQLLDALDSILKQG
- a CDS encoding porin → MKKSTLALALLVSSGAASAQSSVTVYGLMDTGIGYTKSSTTKSTISMDSGNWYGSRIGFKGTEDLGGGLSAEFRLETGFSSDTGALGQGGRLFGRQSWIGINGGFGSVKLGRQWIPAYITLGDIEPFGIGMAGDASYWLGANVFQDIDIRMSNAVNYSFSSHGMEGIVTYGMGETAGSIATNAQLGGSLAYKAGPVVAAITHHQVKDAAGSGYAKTTIFGGSYDFGILTVHAAASVDQTDANNIRTYDRRNEVVGVSVPIGMGKLIADFISQQNKLGMSAHQYALGYYYEISKRTSVYTSYAYENGNKTTKMNAGIKHLF
- a CDS encoding ABC transporter ATP-binding protein, giving the protein MGLEKAGTDAAIQMMHHHLIICRKFTRYKRFSMTHAPVYVRFKGIQKSYDDEHFVVRDLNLDIYKGEFLTLLGPSGSGKTTSLMMLAGFEQPSSGEILVNNKPIHTLPPHQRNIGMVFQNYALFPHMTVAQNLAFPLSVRRLSHSDVKEKVARALDMVRLAHVAERYPAQLSGGQQQRIALARALVFEPKLVLMDEPLGALDKQLREQMQLEIRRLHRDLGLTVVFVTHDQSEALTMSDRVAVFNDGVIQQIDAPQALYERPSNAFVAQFVGENNVLKGVVERRETDWSDVRLPSGSLLSTRTTPATPKLGEQALVSVRPERVEINTSALDAQLPARIVQLIYLGDHVRAQLALDDGGEFAARIPASQMRSEWAAGTNVTVSWRHQDASALDCNS